The DNA window CTTTTGGCGACCAGATTATCAAATCGAATTTCGAAGCCCTCTCAATCCAGTCAGATCTGCGATATTCATAAATGGAATAGGGAAATCCATTCTTCTCCAAAAAGGACGCGTACTTTGTCCAGTAGGTAACAGCATTGCAGTCTTGAGTCAGTCCTACAAAAGGTCTCTTTATCTCGTCAGGCCAATCGATTTTCACTTCCTCGTAATGGAATTTCCCTGGATCATCATAGGTCGGACTAGTAGACTCTGGACACCAGAGAATCCTCTCCATCAATTTCCTCTTTGTTCCATCAAACAATACGTTTCCTCCGCTCTCAATCTTCTGTGGTACTCATCTGCTGCTCTCATTCGCTCGCTGACTAACCATAGAGTTCGAGTATCTCTTGTGTAGTTATCTTCATGAGGATCGTAGACGCTTTGAAAGAAGCCGACTACGAGTTCTCTTCACACTATCATGAGAAGCTTCAAGAATGAAATCAGAAATAGGCTTCATCTTAACAGCCCAATCTAGTGCCTTCACAGCGTGGTCCCTCAGGATTATTCTACCGTCATCCGGTCCATTGTAGATCTCTATCGCCATCGTAACCAGTTCATCGATATCAATAGGGTCTTCACCATACTCGACTTTCTTCACATATGGTTCGAGGCCAGTGAAATCGGGGTCATCAGTTGCGTGTACAAACGGTAAGCCTCTCGCGCAGAACTCTCTGTGTTTCAATGGCGAAGGATACTGTCCTCCAATCTTTTGTAAGGCAAGCGAGCCAATGCCTATGTGGGACTTGTCAAACAAATCATCAAGTCTCTTCCCATCAACAACACCATGAAACTTGACACTTTCATCGACATTCAAGCTATGCACCAACTTACGCAGGTTCTCGATTTCATTTCCGTCACCGGCGATGTTAAATATTACTTTGTACTCACCTTTGTAGTCAGCAATTCCCTTGATAATTCGATCGTATCCATGATAGCTCGTGATCTTACCAAGCCCAAGAAGCTCTACAGTTCTGTGCAGATAAGGAGTCTTTCTAACAGTCAATTCATCGACTCCAACGCCGTTAGTAGTCAGAAGCACTCCCTGCCTTTCAAAACCACTTACTCCTGAAACTCCAACAATAAGATCCACGTGTCTCTCCAGAATTGATGCAAAACTCCTCTCCAGAATACTCCGAGGCAGAGTGTGGGAGAGCCTGTATTCGCTTGTCCAAGGGTAGGTGGGATACTCCCAGATAATCTTGCACTGCCTAGAGAGAGTTCTTAAGAACCTCATGACTAAATGAGAAAGAGCAAATCTCCTGATGTATACTGCATCGATTTCCTTCTTCTTGCACCATTCCTGTGTGAAGCGCATGATTTGCGACAGAACGTGCTGATTCTTGATCCTCTTGAGTATGCTTGCCCTATTCGTA is part of the Mesotoga infera genome and encodes:
- a CDS encoding ATP-dependent carboxylate-amine ligase; this translates as MFDGTKRKLMERILWCPESTSPTYDDPGKFHYEEVKIDWPDEIKRPFVGLTQDCNAVTYWTKYASFLEKNGFPYSIYEYRRSDWIERASKFDLIIWSPK